A single Branchiostoma floridae strain S238N-H82 chromosome 11, Bfl_VNyyK, whole genome shotgun sequence DNA region contains:
- the LOC118425604 gene encoding uncharacterized protein LOC118425604: protein MDFSHPKHGVQIKKARRKPQCDVPPLSEEEVASAFSQLRKLCPTASAVIKEEEDTDTASEDESDVNTETLPPVVYRSCHPAKVPVTSVSVDSILEDVRCNPEQITNLNKATVGQSKSALWRQQRKGRVTSTSMHDVLHASNPTTAVRKVMQYDCKDLSQVPAIQWLAPATFPILRNLDQ from the exons ATGGACTTTTCGCACCCTAAACATGGAGTCCAGATCAAGAAGGCGCGCCGGAAGCCGCAGTGTGATGTGCCACCACTCAGTGAAGAAGAGGTCGCTTCTGCTTTCTCACAACTGAGGAAGCTGTGTCCCACTGCCAGTGCTGTCATTAAAGAGGAGGAGGACACAGACACAGCATCAGAAGATGAGTCAGATGTCAACACAGAGACGCTTCCCCCTGTGGTATACAGGTCTTGTCATCCAGCCAAAGtccctgttactagtgttagtgtaGACAGCATCCTTGAGGATGTTCGGTGCAACCCCGAGCAAATCACAAACCTCAACAAAGCTACAGTGGGGCAGTCCAAGTCTGCTTTATGGCGTCAGCAACGCAAGGGTCGTGTGACTTCTACATCCATGCATGATGTCCTTCATGCATCAAACCCCACCACTGCAGTACGGAAGGTCATGCAATATGACTGCAAGGATTTGAGCCAA GTTCCAGCTATACAATGG ctggCTCCAGCCACTTTTCCTATTCTGAGGAACTTGGACCAGTAA
- the LOC118426676 gene encoding uncharacterized protein LOC118426676 (The sequence of the model RefSeq protein was modified relative to this genomic sequence to represent the inferred CDS: added 49 bases not found in genome assembly) produces MVLGVAFCWGKDDLPGSRMNTVFCDLVDVLTPYCHRTDWDHNSGAVGFPSLQPAQVVTGYSEHTSIVPHLIWNYSTPPVYEILVPRDKGEAVFSGYGAVVRPPPTPAPDNNRIKDCDGRPPAPTSSRKSWATTDAVWTEPTGNRAEGCSVYTTVHQESSARHAVQTSTGRWHAG; encoded by the exons CGCGGATGAATACTGTATTCTGCGACCTTGTGGACGTGCTGACACCGTACTGTCACCGTACTGACTGGGACCACAACAGTGGGGCTGTCGGGTTCCCGTCTCTGCAGCCAGCCCAAGTCGTCACTGGGTACAGCGAGCACACTTCCATCGTGCCACACCTCATCTGGAACTACAGCACACCTCCAGTGTACGAAATACTTGTTCCTAGAGACAAAGGAGAGGCAGTGTTTTCAGGATATGGTGCTGTcgtccgcccccctcccaccccagcACCGGATAACAACAGAATCAAA GATTGCGATGGCAGACCCCCAGCCCCAACCTCCAGCAGAAAAAGCTGGGCCACAACAGATGCTGTTTGGACAGAACCAACAGGAAACAGGGCTGAGGGGTGTTCAGTTTACACCACAGTACATCAGGAGAGCTCAGCCAGGCATGCAGTTCAGACTTCCACAGGCAGATGGCATGCAGGGTAG
- the LOC118426301 gene encoding plasminogen-like, with protein sequence MSGRMALGVYAVLVIGLILTTSQVHGAFLPADCLYTVTNGGDYRGNVSVTESGLSCQPWGSQSPHRHVYTPADYPQGGLEQNFCRNPDGKNRPWCFTTDPSVRFEYCNVSLCQFQFHQFNGYFYKYVTDPLRFTQGNDYCRAEGGYLASIHSAEENDFVYSVAGPTAGWIGLTVTNTRVLAWQDGTSVDYQQWHPGEPRYFYSLACTTMWSNKGGNWDDTICGGPANFVCKKPFDKCQSGIVSCPAGFFCDNFPGEFTCYCDFGNYRDGEVCKAFHVCPQGWVRLEGHCFREFNQTRLGYSDARASCAREGARLAAVTNSSTYQFLTNYTHTEEDVWIGLHYEPGHGAFLASDGVNITTSMFFSSVGISDQE encoded by the exons ATGAG TGGAAGGATGGCGCTCGGTGTCTATGCTGTCCTCGTCATCGGCTTAATCTTAACGACGAGTCAAGTCCATGGAG cTTTCCTTCCCGCCGACTGTCTCTACACCGTGACGAACGGCGGAGACTACCGCGGGAACGTCAGCGTGACGGAGAGCGGACTGTCCTGTCAGCCGTGGGGCTCACAGTCCCCCCACCGGCACGTCTACACGCCTGCAGACTACCCGCAG GGCGGACTGGAACAGAACTTCTGCCGCAATCCTGACGGCAAGAACAGGCCCTGGTGCTTCACAACGGACCCTAGCGTCCGCTTCGAGTACTGCAACGTGTCACTTTGCCAAT TTCAGTTCCACCAGTTCAACGGCTATTTCTACAAGTACGTGACGGACCCACTGAGGTTCACCCAGGGGAATGACTACTGTCGGGCAGAGGGCGGCTACCTCGCTTCCATTCACTCTGCTGAGGAGAACGACTTCGTCTATTCCGTCGCCGGACCGACCGCCGGTTGGATAGGCCTGACCGTAACAAACACG CGAGTGCTTGCGTGGCAGGATGGTACGTCTGTGGACTACCAGCAGTGGCATCCGGGCGAGCCGAGGTACTTCTACTCGCTCGCCTGTACCACCATGTGGTCAAATAAAGGCG GAAACTGGGACGACACCATCTGCGGTGGTCCCGCAAATTTCGTCTGCAAGAAAC CGTTTGACAAGTGCCAGTCCGGTATCGTGTCGTGTCCGGCCGGCTTCTTCTGTGACAACTTTCCCGGAGAGTTCACCTGTTACTGTGACTTCGGTAACTACCGGGACGGGGAAGTTTGTAAAG CGTTTCACGTCTGTCCTCAAGGCTGGGTCCGGCTCGAAGGCCACTGTTTCCGCGAGTTTAACCAGACTCGGCTCGGCTACTCTGACGCCCGGGCCTCCTGCGCTCGCGAAGGCGCCCGCCTCGCTGCCGTGACCAACAGCTCCACCTACCAGTTCCTCACGAACTACACCCACACGGAGGAGGACGTTTGGATCGGTCTGCACTACGAGCCAGGTCATGGAGCATTCCTGGCGAGCGATGGAGTTAACATAACGACGAGTATGTTTTTCTCTTCTGTAGGAATTTCAGATCAAGAATAG